Within the Dolichospermum compactum NIES-806 genome, the region GTGGAAATGATGGAAACAGTAGTCAGTTCAGGTACTGGTAAAGCAGCGAGAATTTCAGGATATCGAATTGGTGGCAAAACAGGAACAGCGCAAAAAGCTAGTCCTAATGGTGGATATATTAAGGGTGCAAGAATTACCAGTTTTGTCGCTATTTTGCCGGTGGAAGCTCCCCGTTATGTGGTGTTTGCAGTTGTGGATGAACCAAAGGGAGAAAATGCCTATGGTTCTACTGTAGCCGCACCAATTGTGAAAACTGTAATGGAATCACTAATTCCCATTGAACAAATTCCACCTAGTCAGGAAAAGGTGGAAGAGAAAAAGTGATTGGTCATTAGTCATTGGTCATTAGTAATCCAAAATCTAAAATCTAAAATTGCCATAAGTTTGTTTGAGAGTGGATTCAATTGAACCTGAATTTTGGAATAACTTAATTAATTCATGAGATTTTGTTGTTTTCTCAGATAAAATAACTTTCAGTGGGGTTAAAAACTCCAGATCAGGATCATCTTTAAGGGCAATTTCTGCAACTTGTAAAAGTTTCTGAGAATTAGCAAAAACGTCTTCATTTTCAAAGCCTAATTTTGCCGAAATTTGGTGTAAATTAGCATCAGGTATAATTGCTCTACCTAGTAAAGTTTCATCTAATATTAAACCTTTTAATAAAGCTAATAAACCTGCATAAATAGCGAAATTCTCACAACTATCACAAGCTTTAAATTCTATTCGTCCCACTTCTGCGGGAATACGGGCAATTTTTGTTAATGAGGGGACACTTTTAATTAATTCTTCTGCCTTTTCCACAAAAACTAATGTGGCGGATCTTTTTCCGGTTCTGATAAATGTTCTCACTGATAAACCTGTCCATAAACCACCATTGTAAAAAGGAGAACTATAACTAAAAGGAATGATGTAAGGGCTGTAATAAGTTAACTTTTTACCAATATCAATTAACTTTTCCGTAGACAAATTTGCTAGAGAAATATTCAAATCTGGTCCATAAGAAACCATATAAATATGAGCAGTTTGTTCATCTGGATAAGATTGTAATTGCCTAATTTCAAAATCATTTAATGGAGGTTGTGGTTTAAATACGCAAGTATAAGGGTTAAAACTGGCTAAAACTGGTGAAAATCCAAAATTTGCAGCAACATCACTCAGTAAAATAAAACTTGCGGTTAATTCATCAATTGCCCCTTGAATAGTAGAGTGGATAGTTGTTCTAATTTCGATGCCTTTAGCTACACAGTCAATTACCTCTTCAGAGTCGCTAAATCTTTCAAATCCTTCAATATACCAACGCTTTTTTTTAATCCCAGCATCACCAACTCTTAATTGTGGGTAGTCAGTGGAATAGATGGGTAATTTGTCAACCATTTGCTGAAAATCTGCAAATTTTGTATTATGGAAATCTGCAAACTTTTCTTGATCATTGAGAAAAGCAACTTCATGTTCAATACCAAAGCAGAACATACTCTATACCTAATTAATGACAAATATAATCAATTATATCTATATTTGATGCCGTTGGGAATCAACGCTGCTGAGTTCAGGTTAAAAAGTAGTTATATCGTAGGTTGAGTTAACGCCAGGAAATCCCAAAAAATTCCTACTCATGTTGGGTTAAAAGTCGTTCAAATCAAGCTAAATTTCCTTTATTTTTGCCAATTAAATGTACAGAAATTTAGTTCTTTTCAAGGTAGTTTAAGGTGAACTAATAAAAATTACAAGGCGTGAGTTTTTATGACAACTACTGCTCAAACTCCTTACAGTAGCGAACAAATTATTGCGTGGTTACGTGGATTACTGACCATTGCTTGGGCTGATGGTAATTTTGATACTCAAGAACAGGAATTAATTACTAATCTTACCAAAGATGAATTAGCCCCTGCCATTGACTGGGATTCTTTAGAGATAATTGAACCAGATGAATTAGCGGCTATATTAGGTAAAGGTACACCTGTAGCGGAAAATTTCTTGCGGACAGCGGTAATGGTAGCGATCGCCGATGGTATATACTCACCTAGTGAAGATGACCTCCTACAGCAATTGTGTCAAAAATTAGAACTGCAAGAAAGTTTACTCACAGCCTTACGTAATACCCTAGAAGATACCACACAAACCACCGATTTCCCCTCTACTGGACTTCAAGCCCCACACCCCGACGCTTTAACTCCCTTGCGTCAATGGTTAGACGGATTAGATATTCAAGACCCCAGAGTGGCGAAATTTTTGTGTAAGATGATTCCTTCCCAATGTCCCTTTGAAAGAGATGTCACCTTATTTGGCCGGAAAATAGTTCATATTCCGCCCCTGTGTAAAATTAACCCCCTTTATGAACAAATGGTAGGTTTACGCTTCCGCGCCCTTTCCTACCTAGCAGATGACTGTGGGGAAGATGTTACACCTTATATTTAAATTAGTTGTTAGTAGTCAATTGTTAGCGTGATTGACAACTGACAACTAACAACTGACAACTGACAACTGACTAAATTATGCAATTTATAGACCAATCAGTAATTGAAGTAGAAGCAGGTAACGGAGGCGATGGTATTGTCGCTTTTCGGAGAGAAAAATATGTCCCAGCAGGTGGTCCATCTGGTGGGAATGGCGGAAAAGGCGGTTCAGTAATTTTTGTAGGTAATACTAACCTACAAACCTTGTTAGATTTTCGATACAAGCATTTATTTAAGGCCCAAAATGGAGAACGTGGCGGTCCAAATAATTGCACTGGTGCAGGTGGGAAAGATCTAATTGTTGAAGTTCCTTGTGGTACTTCTGTATATGATGCCGTAACGAGTGTTTTACTATGCGATATAGTTGAACCCGGACAAAGTTTTCGAGTCGCAGAAGGTGGCAAAGGTGGACTGGGAAATCAACATTTTTTGAGTAACCGCAACCGCGTTCCCGAATATGCCCTCCCTGGTTTAGAAGGGGAAAAAAAGGTA harbors:
- a CDS encoding glutamate--cysteine ligase, coding for MFCFGIEHEVAFLNDQEKFADFHNTKFADFQQMVDKLPIYSTDYPQLRVGDAGIKKKRWYIEGFERFSDSEEVIDCVAKGIEIRTTIHSTIQGAIDELTASFILLSDVAANFGFSPVLASFNPYTCVFKPQPPLNDFEIRQLQSYPDEQTAHIYMVSYGPDLNISLANLSTEKLIDIGKKLTYYSPYIIPFSYSSPFYNGGLWTGLSVRTFIRTGKRSATLVFVEKAEELIKSVPSLTKIARIPAEVGRIEFKACDSCENFAIYAGLLALLKGLILDETLLGRAIIPDANLHQISAKLGFENEDVFANSQKLLQVAEIALKDDPDLEFLTPLKVILSEKTTKSHELIKLFQNSGSIESTLKQTYGNFRF
- a CDS encoding Mo-dependent nitrogenase C-terminal domain-containing protein, producing MTTTAQTPYSSEQIIAWLRGLLTIAWADGNFDTQEQELITNLTKDELAPAIDWDSLEIIEPDELAAILGKGTPVAENFLRTAVMVAIADGIYSPSEDDLLQQLCQKLELQESLLTALRNTLEDTTQTTDFPSTGLQAPHPDALTPLRQWLDGLDIQDPRVAKFLCKMIPSQCPFERDVTLFGRKIVHIPPLCKINPLYEQMVGLRFRALSYLADDCGEDVTPYI